The nucleotide window CAGGACGACAGGGACAGAAGGGAAGAGCGTGTCGCCAAAAAACTGGAATGGCTGTATTCTTATATGATCAGGTTAAGACTTCCCGGCGGTTTTTTAACTCCGGAACAATGGGTTGGATTGAATGAAACCGCTGAAGATCATTCCACAGGAACCATTAAAGTAACCACAAGACAAACGATTCAGCTGCATGGTATTTTAAAATCTCATTTAAGACCTACCATTCAGAGTTTCAATCTGCAGCATCTGGATTCTATTGCAGCATGTGGGGACGTCAACAGGAATGTTACCTGTACTGCCAATCCTTCGGAATCCCCTTTACAGCAGGAAGCTTATAAACTGGCAGGAAAAATCAGTGAAATGTGTCTTCCAAAAACTAAATCTTACTACGATATCTGGATTGATGATGAACTTCTGGTAGACCGTAAAGCAGAGGAAGATCCTTTATATCAGGACAGATATCTTCCAAGAAAACTGAAAATAGGAATTGCCGTTCCTCCCAATAATGATGTAGATGTATTCATCAATGATATTGCCTTAATTGCGATTATCGAAAATGATAAAATCGTAGGGTATAATATTGCTGCCGGAGGGGGATTAGGTGCCACTCACGGAAATGAAGCTACGTATGCCCGTCTCGCCTCTATCCTTGGATTTTTAGATACGGAAGAAAAAGTATTAAAAGCCGTCTACGAAATCATTACGGTACAAAGAGACTTTGGAAACAGAAGTGACCGGAAACTATCAAGATTAAAATACACGATTGATAAATTAGGTATCGACCAGTACAGAGCGGAAGTAGAAAAGAGAACAGGATTCAGCTTTGAACCAGCGCGTGAATTTAAGTTTACACAAAGAAAGGACCGCTACGGCTGGATTCAAAATCATGAAGGAAAATGGTTTTATACGGTCTTTGTAGAACACGGAAGAATCCTTAATACAGCAGAATACCCTTTAAAATCAGGATTACTAAAAATTGCGCAGACAGGAAAAGCGAATTTCCGCTTTACCTGCAACCAGAACCTTATCCTTGCTGATATTGATGAAAAAGATAAGCCTGAAATCGAAGGTATTTTAAAAGAGCACGGAATTTCAGAACATACCGACGGAGCAAGTGCTTTACGTAAAAATTCTGTTGCGTGTGTAGCTTTAAATACCTGTTCACTGGCACTGGCTGAAGCACAGCGTTATCTGCCTTCACTGGTCACAAAAATAGAGCCTATCCTTGAAAAATATGGTTTGTTGGAAGAAGATATCACGATCCGTATGACAGGTTGTCCCAACGGCTGCGGAAGATCCCCCAATGCAGAAATCGGATTTGTGGGAACTGCTTACGGGAAATATAATCTTCACATTGGAGGAGATCGCTTAGGAATGCGATTGAATACAAAATTTAAAGAAAACATTGGCGAGGAAGAAATTCTGACCACGCTGGATGAACTTTTCGGG belongs to Chryseobacterium gleum and includes:
- a CDS encoding NADPH-dependent assimilatory sulfite reductase hemoprotein subunit yields the protein MNNDKENLSPVERIKTGSNGLRGTLKESLADNFTGAIREDDQTLIKFHGMYQQDDRDRREERVAKKLEWLYSYMIRLRLPGGFLTPEQWVGLNETAEDHSTGTIKVTTRQTIQLHGILKSHLRPTIQSFNLQHLDSIAACGDVNRNVTCTANPSESPLQQEAYKLAGKISEMCLPKTKSYYDIWIDDELLVDRKAEEDPLYQDRYLPRKLKIGIAVPPNNDVDVFINDIALIAIIENDKIVGYNIAAGGGLGATHGNEATYARLASILGFLDTEEKVLKAVYEIITVQRDFGNRSDRKLSRLKYTIDKLGIDQYRAEVEKRTGFSFEPAREFKFTQRKDRYGWIQNHEGKWFYTVFVEHGRILNTAEYPLKSGLLKIAQTGKANFRFTCNQNLILADIDEKDKPEIEGILKEHGISEHTDGASALRKNSVACVALNTCSLALAEAQRYLPSLVTKIEPILEKYGLLEEDITIRMTGCPNGCGRSPNAEIGFVGTAYGKYNLHIGGDRLGMRLNTKFKENIGEEEILTTLDELFGIYVQKRLAEETFGDFSYRYLHTLN